Sequence from the Gemmatimonadales bacterium genome:
CTGAGCCCGCCAGAGATGGAGCCCTTCGTGCAGGAACTTGTAGACGGCCCCCACGCCGAAGCCCATGAAGACGCGTCCGGCGAAGCGGCCGCCACGCTCGCCCGCCACCAGCACGTCGGCGCAGGCCGCGCCCTCGGGGTAGAGCAGGTTTCCGTGTTCCTTCACGATCAGCGTCCGACGGAGCGGGATCATGAACAGCACGCCGAGGATGCCGCCGCACAGCGCGACGATGAAGACCCGGCTCACGTCGAGGTTGAAACCGAGGAAAATCAGGGCCGGCAGCGTGAAGGCGACGCCCGCTGCGATGCTCTCTCCCGCCGAGCCCGCGGTCTGCACGATGTTGTTCTCGAGGATGGTCGAGCCGTAGCGCTTGAGGAGCGAGATGGCCACGACGGCGATCGGGATGGACGCACTCACCGTGAGCCCAGCGCGCAGCGCCAGATAGACCGTGACGGCCCCGAAGATGATCCCGAACAGGGCTCCGAACAGCACCGCCCGGAGCGTCAACTCCGGCATGGACTGCTCGTTCGGCACGTAGGGCTTGAAGACTTCCGACATGCGATCTCCCGATCGGGTCAGAGGGGAACGAACGACGTCTTTCCGTCGAGGCGCCGCACCCACGCGACCAGCAGGACC
This genomic interval carries:
- a CDS encoding OPT/YSL family transporter, translating into MSEVFKPYVPNEQSMPELTLRAVLFGALFGIIFGAVTVYLALRAGLTVSASIPIAVVAISLLKRYGSTILENNIVQTAGSAGESIAAGVAFTLPALIFLGFNLDVSRVFIVALCGGILGVLFMIPLRRTLIVKEHGNLLYPEGAACADVLVAGERGGRFAGRVFMGFGVGAVYKFLHEGLHLWRAQ